A region of Diospyros lotus cultivar Yz01 chromosome 3, ASM1463336v1, whole genome shotgun sequence DNA encodes the following proteins:
- the LOC127796771 gene encoding cytochrome P450 714A1-like → MLKTMKAGLLLLLSRSGVMQRQSFSCLAELAPVLLACLVLYLFNTLWLRPQRLRRMLQKQGIRGPRPSLLYGNAPEMQRLQSAAAKAPPPAGKFIAHDYTSTLFPYFERWRKGYGHVYTYSTWNKQHLYVNDPHLVKEMNQSTSLDLGKPFYVTKRLAPLLGNGILRSNGQIWAHHRKIVAPQFFMHKVKGMVGLMVESAEPLLKKWEASIEAQAEAGGMAELRVDEDLRSVTADVISRACFGSSYFKGKEIFSKLRVLQKIISKQGFLFGLPTVGICFPTRKKREMTNLEDEIETLIWEAIKEREEDCSEASSIEKDLMLLMLEAAAGDQFAGRDSAKRFIVDNCKNIYFAGHESTAVAASWCLMLLALHPEWQARVREEIAQFCPDGLTIDAESLSKMKMVKTVIQEALRLYPPAAFVSREALEDAQIGDLTVPKGVCIWTLIPTLHRDPANWGEDANEFRPERFANGVSGACRIPQAYVPFGLGPRLCLGRFFAMAQLKVVLTLIISKFTFSLSPKYTHSPAYRMIVEPGNGVHILIQRCKQG, encoded by the exons ATGCTCAAAACAATGAAGGCCggtctcctcctcctcctcagcCGCAGCGGCGTTATGCAAAGGCAAAGCTTCTCATGTTTGGCTGAGCTTGCACCAGTGCTTCTGGCTTGCCTTGTGTTGTACCTCTTCAACACTCTATGGCTGAGGCCTCAAAGGCTGAGGAGGATGCTCCAAAAGCAGGGGATTAGAGGGCCTAGGCCTTCTCTTCTCTACGGGAATGCCCCTGAGATGCAGAGACTTCAATCCGCCGCGGCCAAGGCGCCGCCGCCGGCCGGCAAGTTCATCGCCCACGACTACACTTCTACCCTCTTCCCCTACTTCGAGCGGTGGAGAAAAGGATATG GTCATGTTTATACATATTCTACATGGAACAAACAGCATTTGTACGTGAATGACCCTCATCTAGTGAAGGAAATGAATCAATCTACCAGCTTGGATCTGGGCAAGCCTTTCTATGTCACCAAGCGACTGGCACCTTTGCTTGGCAATGGCATTTTGAGGTCCAATGGACAGATTTGGGCACACCACAGAAAGATTGTTGCACCACAGTTCTTCATGCACAAGGTTAAG GGCATGGTTGGTCTAATGGTGGAGTCAGCGGAGCCATTGCTGAAGAAATGGGAGGCCTCCATTGAAGCACAAGCTGAAGCTGGTGGAATGGCAGAACTTAGAGTGGATGAAGACTTAAGAAGTGTCACAGCAGATGTGATCTCAAGGGCTTGTTTCGGAAGCTCCTATTTCAAAGGCAAAGAGATTTTCTCAAAGCTTAGGGTTCTTCAGAAAATCATTTCCAAACAAGGCTTCCTCTTTGGGCTTCCCACCGTCGG CATATGCTTTCCAACCAGGAAGAAACGGGAGATGACGAACTTGGAGGACGAGATAGAGACACTAATCTGGGAGGCGATAAAAGAACGAGAAGAAGATTGCTCAGAAGCATCGTCGATCGAGAAGGATCTGATGCTGCTGATGCTAGAAGCCGCTGCCGGCGATCAGTTTGCGGGCAGAGATTCAGCCAAGCGTTTCATCGTCGACAACTGCAAGAACATATACTTCGCCGGCCATGAGTCCACCGCTGTCGCTGCGTCGTGGTGCTTGATGCTCCTGGCTCTCCACCCGGAATGGCAGGCTCGGGTCCGGGAGGAGATCGCGCAGTTTTGCCCAGATGGCCTCACAATAGACGCGGAGTCGCTCTCCAAAATGAAAATG GTGAAAACGGTGATTCAAGAGGCCTTGAGGCTGTACCCGCCAGCGGCGTTCGTGTCGAGGGAAGCACTGGAAGATGCACAGATAGGAGATCTCACTGTCCCTAAAGGAGTATGCATCTGGACTTTGATTCCAACGCTGCACAGAGATCCTGCAAACTGGGGAGAGGATGCTAATGAGTTCAGGCCGGAAAGATTTGCCAATGGCGTCTCCGGTGCCTGTAGAATTCCACAGGCTTATGTGCCGTTTGGCTTAGGGCCTCGCCTGTGCTTAGGCCGCTTCTTCGCTATGGCTCAGCTGAAGGTTGTGCTCACCCTCATCATCTCCAAGTTCACCTTCTCTTTGTCTCCCAAATACACGCACTCTCCCGCTTACAGAATGATTGTGGAACCGGGGAATGGAGTTCATATTCTCATTCAAAGATGTAAACAGGGCTGA